From the Lysinibacillus fusiformis genome, the window TAATCTCTCCTGTATACTTAGTCTTGAGGTGAGCAGTTATGTATAGTGAAACCGTTCAAAAAATTGTGGATACATTAGAGGAGAACTTATTAACAACGTGGCAGTTGGAGCATTACGCAACAAAAATTGGCTATTCGAAATTTTATTTGACGCGTCAGTTTAAAAAAGAAACTGGTTTAACGATTGGCGAGTATATTCGAAAAAGACGTCTGGCCGTATCTGCTTTTCTATTGCTTCATACTGATTACACAATCCTTGATATTTCGTTCGAATGTCAATTTCAATCGCAAGAAGCTTTTACACGTGCATTTAAAGAGCTATACAGCATGCCACCCGGTAAATACCGCCATATGATGCGTTCTTTATACACAAAGGAGGAACAGGAAATGACAACAATAAACGAGGTAAAAGGTTGGTTATTAACGGGGACAAACCCATCTGCTTATACAATGAAAGCCGACCACGAAGTGTTTTATACAGGCTCAAAATCTGGTTATCTTGGCTCTACACGTCCTGCTGAGGAAGGGCTATTTGGTACGATGATGCAAGTATTTTCCTCTGAAAATTGGATTGGTAAGCGAATGAAAATGTCCTGCTTCATCAAAACAAAAGATGCAATGAAATGCGGGGCTTGGTGCCGAATTGATACAAAAAATGGTGATTTGGTGCAGTTTGATAATATGGACAATCGTTCTATCCATGGTACGACAGACTGGAATTATTACTCCATTGTGTTAGATGTACCTGAAGAAAGCGCCGCTATTAATTTTGGAATTTTACTTGTTGGTTCAGGTGAAGCATGGATTGATGGAATTGCCTTTGAGGAAGTGGACGATTCAGTACCATCCACTAATATAGCAGGCTATGCTGGTGAATTACCGTTAGAGCCAGTGAATTTAGGGTTTGATGATTTATGATGCTACTCGATATACTATTTGATATCTACATCAACATCTACATCAACATCCATACGTCGTTAGGCTATGGAACAAAGGAACATAAAATTGAGTCAAAGATGGGAAAAATCAAATCCGATCATCCACAAGCCTATGTAATCTACATGCAAAACCAAGCCCTATTCGAAACAGATGCAGAGCTAAGTAAAAAGGTTTTGGACTTAGATGTGAAAAACAAAATGGCGGTCAACAACACAGTCAATGAGATTTACGCACTTTTTGCGGTTGCAGCTTAACGGCAACTGGCCAGATTTATAACGTTAAGAAAAAGCGCCACCAAAGTGGGCGGTTTTATATACATTCAAATTCAAAATAACGTTCCCAAACGCAAGTTTTGGCGTACATTTAAAAGCCATCAATGTTGTTAAAACAACGTTTCGCGGCTTTTCTTATAAACATTATTTATACAGTTTTTTATACATGAAGCGTAAACACTTGATACACCAATATTTACACGATTATGGCTTAACGTTTAAATCGTGTATATTTCCTAAGATTGTAATCAGCACTTTTCTGGCGCTAACGGGGCAGTTTAATACAACAAGCATTCTTGTTAAGATTTGAATGGAAAATCACAGGAATCAATATTCGTATAATCGACTTACGAAATATCAAAACTAAAAAGAGTCAATCTACAAACATTTGTAGATTAACTCTGCCATTATGATTGAACAGTAACAATTTTAAAAAACAGCCATAATTTAAAAGTGCCTTCCTTTATACAATAGAGGAAGGCACTAGCTTTTTAAGCCTAAAATCAACTAATTTTATTTTATATACCAGCCCTACATAAATTAGCTACTAACTTAAATATACTAGGGTACAATTAAGTTGTGTACACACACAACAATTGAAGAGTTTCAATAAAGTTGTATACTAACAAATGTTCAAACCCGCATTCTTGTGTCTTTCTTATCTTTAAAATGACAATAAAGTCGTATACTTATTTTCATCAAATTAACTTATTTTGCAATAAACTGTTACAAAAAAGTTGTATACCAATACGAAAATTATGTACTTACATTATAGTTTAAATATGTTTCTTCACAGCTTTATTCTATAAGAATTTGTTATTATGGATAGTTACTAAATCCTCTATATATTTTAGTAATTTTTCTCGTTTCTCTATATTAATTCTAATATAGTTTTTAAGATTAGCTGCTTCAATAACCATATTTTTTGTTACAATCTCGTCTTTATATTTGGTATCCATAACAATTTTTATTCTTCTATGCCGAAAATCCTCAACCGTCTCTATATTCGAATTGATATACTTAGTAGTAAGTGGGTATTTTCCACTGAACAAACTATAACTTGCTTTGACATCAAGTAAATTTATTATCCCTGTCCTACTTTTCCTAACCAATCTCTTTAAATTTCCTTCATGTTCTGACCAACTATCTATTATTAATTTTGCTTTGCTTAGTAATTCTTTATCTCTCTCTAAGTAATCTATTTTTTCTCTATTACCAGTACTCCTCAAGTAAGGAGAATTGCGAATTAACCATTCTTTATCATATTGTAAAAGCCATCCGTATATTTTAGTATATGCTTTACCTAAGTCAGAGCGTGAATATTCTGGATTTTCTTTTCGGATTTTTAGAAATTCCTCTTTGTAGTACTCCGTTTTTAATTTTTGTTTGTTCATTAATCCTTCTTTGTTTTTTAATTGAACTGAAGAAAGATGCCCCCTATTCTTAATCCTTATTACTGTATCCCTAGATATATTTGCTAATTCCGCTATTTTGTTCAGTGTTAGATCTTGTTTAAGTAATTCATTAAAATTAAGTTCCCATACTCGGCCTCGCTTTACTATTCTTCTATGGAAATCCCTTATATCAAAAGGAGATTTTTCCCCTTCCTTAATTATGTACTCAAAACCGCAATTACACTTTATGATACCTTGAATTTTCCTATCTGAATTATTTACTCTAACATTCACATTTTTTATATTCTCTTTTAAATAATTCTTGCAAAACGGGTTCATACAAACCCAAGGTCCTTCACCAAAAGGTTTAAATGAGTTCTCCTTTTCAAAATAATTTTTGGCTGATCCACTTAATAATCTCATTAATAATAAGTGTCTTATCGGATGTAACGACCTATTTTCTTCAATATTTATTAAACTAGGAACCCAAGAAAACTTGTCACTTATCTTGAAAAATGAATCTAATAACTCTAGAAAATCTGTTGGATAATATTCAATTATTAACTTTTGTAAGTATTCTCTTCGCTTTTTAATGGGATATGCAAACCCTTTCTTACCTAATAAATCTACATATTTGCTAATATAATACTCTTCAGAAAACGATTTGTAATTCATTCTAATAATGTATTCAACGTCCTCTGCTAGATCGATCAAATATTTCATTAGTTCCTCACTATAGCTCCTAAGTGGTTCTCTAATATCTTCAATTGTTGGAATTAAATAATTTATAAAGCCCATCTCGGATATTTTTAACGAATACTCTAATAACGGAGTCTTATGCCTAGTACAAACAAAAATCCCTGGAATTTGATGAATCCTGTTCCAAAATCCTTCACCATTTGACTTAAGCTGTTCCTTTAAGCATTCTGCACAATAATATAAATATTTCTTGTTTTTTACATTGTATTTACTGTAACTAAATAAAAAAATATATAAATTTTTAAAATCACTTTTATAAATTTTCTCATTCCATTCTTCACTTTTAAAGGGTTTTACAAACGGTATCACTGTATGCTGGTTAATAAAATACTCTTTAGTAAATTCTTTCGAGAATATATTGATTTGGGATACTAAATGAGCGAGTCCCATTGGTAATTCTAAATTAATATTTACCTTCTTTCCAAATAGTTCTTTATTTGTATGTTTTCTACTCAAGTTACCTACATGAATGTGATAACGAGCTATTATACTGTAATATAGTTCATCTTCATATGGCGTTGGAAAATAACCTATCATATCCTTACTCCTCTTATTTATTACAATGTTTTTTCAGTAAAGCTTTTTTCATAAGTAAAAACGCTACCTAAAGTATATTTCAATTAGTAATGATGTCTGTCATCCCAAATCTGTTCCATAAGTTTGTCCATCCCATTTCCCTTAGTATTTTAAAAAGACTGCTAGCTTTCACTAACAGTCAATTAATTAAACTTTATAGAATTCTCCACATTAGACTTACCTATTTTACATTTGTATTAGGTATGTTGTTTTTCTTATCCCAAATAATATATATGGTGAATGCTATAGGTCCAGTTAAAAAAACACAAATCAACCATATTAAATAACATTGCTTACTAAACTTATTTTCCAGATATTCATGTGTAATATATGATAACATTAAGATAATTAATATATATACTCCCACTATAAATAACTGATTTAACAAAACATATCCCCCCAATTAGCAACATGTATTTGATTGATTGACAAGATTAATACTACATACGCCTGTTTCTGGTAATTCTAATTCAACACGTTTCGACGCTTCTTCATCTCCTGATAAATAAGCTGTTATTGAACGAACCTGTTCGTAGCCGGTTGCCATTAAAAATGTTGGTGCGCGTCCATAACTTTTAGCTCCGACTATATAGAAGTCCTTTTCAGGTTGGCGTAGTATTTCTTCACCATGCGCTCTGACTGTGCCACAACTATGCTCATTAGGATCAATTAGTGGCGCTAATGCTTGCACACTTTCTGTTGCTGTATCAATAGATAAACGCAGTTCATTGTTCATGGTAAAATCAGGTCGATTTCCTGCATTAACAATAAGTTCATCGAATCCTGTAAGTACTTTTTGTTCTCCATTAATAGTACCTACAATATGGATATTCTCTTCTTTTTTCACCTGTGAAATATAGAAAGGTGTTACTACCTCAATCTTTCCTGTATCTACTAATTCATGGATGCGAATACCGAGTGCGCCACGTGCTGCCAACGCATCTTTTTCCTCCCCGCCATAGGCTTCTTCTACAGATCTTTTACGCATAATCCACACAAGCTTTGTTGAAGGATTATCTTTTTGTAATTCAGCCAAAGCTAATAAGGTATTGATCGCTGAATGACCACCACCAATGACAGCAACCTTCTTATTTGCATATCTCTTAGGATTCGTATTTATATCTGGAATACCATACTCAATGTGATCTGCTAATACTTTCTCATTTTTCAGCCAAACACCTGTAGAATTTGCTGGGTTTGGGTTCCCCCATGTACCCGTTGCATCGATAACTGCTTTTGCCTCAATAATATCGATGTCATCCTCTTTTTCAACATATATATTAAAGAACTGATTTAATCGATTTTTTGATTTCATTTTATCATTTAATTGTCTTGAAATACCTACTACTTTTGAGTTCAATCGGATACTAGGTTTTATTTGTGTTAACTCTGCCAAAGGTTTTAAATAAAGATCAATTAACTCATGCCCTGTAGGTATTGTTTCTAAGTTAGGTTCTACCCAATCAGACCCCTCTAATAATGATTTAGCAGCTCTATTGATGTTATAACGCCATGGAGAAAATAATGTGACATGCCCCCAAGTACGAATATTGTGTGCTATTTCATTGCCAGCTTCAAGTAAAATAAATGACTGGTTTTGCTCTACTAAATGAGCAGCAGTAGCTAACCCGATAGGACCTGCACCAATTATGACAATCGGTAAATTCTTATTGGAATTATTAACAGTCTCTTGGACTTCAATGTCCTGAACAGGAGTACAACAAGATTGATTTTGATTGATTACTTTTAGTGTTTTCATATAAACTTCTCCTCTTTTTTCTTTATATAAGCATTCCCTTATATAAAATATATTTTTTACGTCTAGCAGTAAGCTAGACGTAATTTATTTAAGCTTTTGTGATAGTTATGAACACACTTCCATTTCACACATGATTTTATCAATTTCTTTTATAGCTTTTTCAAATTGCAACCATGTAGAAGTGCCGTAACGATCCATATCTCCTTTAAAGAAGAAATCAAAAGCAAACTCTTTAGCCTGTATCAATGTGTATTCTCTACTATTCATTATTAACTTTAAATAAGCGATAAAATAATCTTTAGTTAATTCGCTAGCATGGTTTACTGTCATTATTGCATCCTCCATTCAACGGATTGAATAATTGCTACGACAGACAGTATATTTAGGATC encodes:
- a CDS encoding FAD-dependent oxidoreductase; translated protein: MKTLKVINQNQSCCTPVQDIEVQETVNNSNKNLPIVIIGAGPIGLATAAHLVEQNQSFILLEAGNEIAHNIRTWGHVTLFSPWRYNINRAAKSLLEGSDWVEPNLETIPTGHELIDLYLKPLAELTQIKPSIRLNSKVVGISRQLNDKMKSKNRLNQFFNIYVEKEDDIDIIEAKAVIDATGTWGNPNPANSTGVWLKNEKVLADHIEYGIPDINTNPKRYANKKVAVIGGGHSAINTLLALAELQKDNPSTKLVWIMRKRSVEEAYGGEEKDALAARGALGIRIHELVDTGKIEVVTPFYISQVKKEENIHIVGTINGEQKVLTGFDELIVNAGNRPDFTMNNELRLSIDTATESVQALAPLIDPNEHSCGTVRAHGEEILRQPEKDFYIVGAKSYGRAPTFLMATGYEQVRSITAYLSGDEEASKRVELELPETGVCSINLVNQSNTCC
- a CDS encoding helix-turn-helix transcriptional regulator, with amino-acid sequence MYSETVQKIVDTLEENLLTTWQLEHYATKIGYSKFYLTRQFKKETGLTIGEYIRKRRLAVSAFLLLHTDYTILDISFECQFQSQEAFTRAFKELYSMPPGKYRHMMRSLYTKEEQEMTTINEVKGWLLTGTNPSAYTMKADHEVFYTGSKSGYLGSTRPAEEGLFGTMMQVFSSENWIGKRMKMSCFIKTKDAMKCGAWCRIDTKNGDLVQFDNMDNRSIHGTTDWNYYSIVLDVPEESAAINFGILLVGSGEAWIDGIAFEEVDDSVPSTNIAGYAGELPLEPVNLGFDDL
- a CDS encoding TnsD family Tn7-like transposition protein, giving the protein MIGYFPTPYEDELYYSIIARYHIHVGNLSRKHTNKELFGKKVNINLELPMGLAHLVSQINIFSKEFTKEYFINQHTVIPFVKPFKSEEWNEKIYKSDFKNLYIFLFSYSKYNVKNKKYLYYCAECLKEQLKSNGEGFWNRIHQIPGIFVCTRHKTPLLEYSLKISEMGFINYLIPTIEDIREPLRSYSEELMKYLIDLAEDVEYIIRMNYKSFSEEYYISKYVDLLGKKGFAYPIKKRREYLQKLIIEYYPTDFLELLDSFFKISDKFSWVPSLINIEENRSLHPIRHLLLMRLLSGSAKNYFEKENSFKPFGEGPWVCMNPFCKNYLKENIKNVNVRVNNSDRKIQGIIKCNCGFEYIIKEGEKSPFDIRDFHRRIVKRGRVWELNFNELLKQDLTLNKIAELANISRDTVIRIKNRGHLSSVQLKNKEGLMNKQKLKTEYYKEEFLKIRKENPEYSRSDLGKAYTKIYGWLLQYDKEWLIRNSPYLRSTGNREKIDYLERDKELLSKAKLIIDSWSEHEGNLKRLVRKSRTGIINLLDVKASYSLFSGKYPLTTKYINSNIETVEDFRHRRIKIVMDTKYKDEIVTKNMVIEAANLKNYIRINIEKREKLLKYIEDLVTIHNNKFL